A stretch of Apostichopus japonicus isolate 1M-3 chromosome 9, ASM3797524v1, whole genome shotgun sequence DNA encodes these proteins:
- the LOC139972980 gene encoding uncharacterized protein isoform X3 — translation MLLFNFISAVTVLHGYLLFSSATVLHGSLFFSAAEGTYLGCFDAKKAELSGMMERVERNNMTASMCSDICGKGAYDKYGLQYGYRCYCGNQTEILESNDRAEGQCNNPCKGAPKCGGNQVIAVYNYTSYVGCYSYAPNESIDFGGKVEYLTPTICREKCNKYKFFGVTQGSKCYCRSVISNTQQTNDDDCNELTCQGGPTCGGSGYIAMWDFVNRTLKDSEINASTTVPPATEMSASTTVPSTTISLCSEDDKAVVSTVFLVLSFALGCLAVIGVSRLSRLYLSRKLVKDVRKLLKVSEFKRKLPSLDNRNYNLAQLHACPTAVPSDSREGVSIDFLSIGDDTERGHFTSELSTNVSENDYAIVSLDAAKENAMCQKMKENVKQYDLTFETSTKTSEIQSGITNTNMEYNIIYGKDMTSATLPSVIQSHTDNQMLSEYAPPAYHVTDAHKTKLYQKSQTKRKLDDVEAYAVPSPGLDVDTNAVTSPGFDIEAYAVSSPGYDVEANAVSSPGLDFEAYAVSSPGLDVEAHAVSSPGLDVEAYAVSSPGFDVKPNAVSSPRLDVEAYAVSTPGFDVNANAVSPPGFDVEAYAVSSPGLDVEAHAVSSPGFDFEANAVSSPGFDVKANAVSSPGLDVEAYAVSSPGLDVEAYAVSSPGFDVEAHAVSSPGFDAEAYVVSSTGFDVKANAFSSPGLDVEAYAVSSPGFDVEAHAVSSPSFDADAYAVSSPGIDVESYAVLSPDFDVET, via the exons CAGAAGGGACATATCTCGGTTGCTTTGATGCAAAAAAAGCAGAACTTTCTGGAATGATGGAGAGAGTGGAAAGGAACAACATGACTGCTTCTATGTGTTCTGATATCTGTGGTAAGGGTGCATATGACAAATACGGCTTACAGTATGGATACCGGTGTTACTGTGGTAACCAGACGGAGATACTCGAAAGCAATGATCGAGCAGAAGGCCAATGTAACAACCCGTGTAAAGGAGCTCCTAAATGTGGAGGGAATCAAGTGATAGCCGTTTACAACT ACACGTCATACGTCGGATGCTACAGCTATGCtccaaatgaaagtatagattTTGGCGGTAAAGTAGAGTACTTGACTCCAACTATTTGTCGCGAGAAATGTAACAAGTATAAGTTTTTCGGCGTGACACAAGGCAGTAAGTGTTATTGTCGTTCCGTCATATCGAATACTCAACAGACAAATGATGACGATTGTAATGAATTAACTTGTCAAGGAGGACCCACGTGTGGAGGATCTGGGTACATCGCTATGTGGGACTTCGTTAACCGCACACTGAAGGATTCTG AAATAAATGCATCTACAACAGTACCTCCAGCGACAG AAATGTCTGCATCCACAACGGTACCGTCGACGACTATTTCGCTGTGCTCCGAAG ACGATAAAGCTGTAGTGTCCACAGTTTTTCTCGTCCTTTCCTTCGCTCTTGGATGCTTGGCTGTTATCGGAGTTTCACGGCTTTCACGATT GTATCTCTCGAGGAAACTCGTTAAGGATGTTAGAAAACTGTTGAAAGTCTCAGAGTTTAAAAGGAAACTACCGAGCTTAGACAATCGTAATTACAATTTAGCACAGCTGCACGCATGTCCAACTGCTGTACCATCTGACTCACGTGAGGGTGTGTCGATCGATTTCTTATCGATAGGCGATGATACggaaagaggtcattttacgtctgaGCTGTCCACGAATGTATCTGAAAACGATTATGCCATCGTTTCTCTCGATGCGGCAAAAGAAAATGCAATGTgccaaaaaatgaaagaaaatgttaagcAGTATGATCTTACATTTGAAACGTCGACGAAGACCAGTGAAATACAGAGCGGCATTACCAACACAAATATGGaatacaatatcatatatgGAAAGGATATGACATCAGCAACACTACCATCAGTGATTCAGTCTCATACTGACAACCAGATGTTGAGCGAGTATGCGCCGCCTGCTTATCACGTGACAGACGctcacaaaacaaaattgtatcAAAAGTCGCAGACGAAACGAAAACTAGATGATGTTGAGGCTTATGCAGTCCCATCACCTGGTTTGGATGTCGATACTAATGCAGTCACATCACCTGGTTTTGATATCGAGGCTTATGCAGTCTCATCACCTGGTTATGATGTCGAGGCTAATGCAGTCTCATCACCTGGTTTGGATTTCGAGGCTTATGCAGTCTCATCACCTGGTTTAGATGTTGAGGCACATGCAGTCTCATCACCTGGTTTAGATGTTGAGGCTTATGCAGTTTCATCACCTGGTTTTGATGTCAAGCCTAATGCAGTCTCATCACCTCGTTTAGATGTTGAGGCTTATGCAGTCTCAACACCTGGTTTTGATGTAAATGCTAATGCAGTCTCACCACCTGGTTTTGATGTCGAGGCTTATGCAGTCTCATCACCTGGTTTGGATGTTGAGGCACATGCAGTTTCATCACCTGGTTTTGATTTTGAGGCTAATGCAGTCTCATCACCTGGTTTTGATGTCAAGGCTAATGCAGTCTCATCACCTGGTTTAGATGTTGAGGCTTATGCAGTCTCATCACCTGGTTTAGATGTTGAGGCTTATGCAGTCTCATCACCTGGTTTTGATGTCGAGGCTCATGCAGTCTCATCACCTGGTTTTGATGCTGAGGCTTATGTAGTCTCATCAACTGGTTTTGATGTCAAGGCTAATGCATTCTCATCACCTGGTTTAGATGTTGAAGCTTATGCAGTCTCATCTCCTGGTTTTGATGTTGAGGCACATGCAGTCTCATCTCCTAGTTTTGATGCTGATGCTTATGCAGTCTCATCACCTGGTATTGATGTTGAGTCCTATGCAGTCTTATCACCTGATTTTGATGTTGAGACTTAA
- the LOC139972980 gene encoding uncharacterized protein isoform X2 encodes MKVCLQIVACLTLFKLAYYRRSCKDVKSCRVCKRTTSTMLLFNLIFAATVLHGSLFFSAAEGTYLGCFDAKKAELSGMMERVERNNMTASMCSDICGKGAYDKYGLQYGYRCYCGNQTEILESNDRAEGQCNNPCKGAPKCGGNQVIAVYNYTSYVGCYSYAPNESIDFGGKVEYLTPTICREKCNKYKFFGVTQGSKCYCRSVISNTQQTNDDDCNELTCQGGPTCGGSGYIAMWDFVNRTLKDSEMSASTTVPSTTISLCSEDDKAVVSTVFLVLSFALGCLAVIGVSRLSRLYLSRKLVKDVRKLLKVSEFKRKLPSLDNRNYNLAQLHACPTAVPSDSREGVSIDFLSIGDDTERGHFTSELSTNVSENDYAIVSLDAAKENAMCQKMKENVKQYDLTFETSTKTSEIQSGITNTNMEYNIIYGKDMTSATLPSVIQSHTDNQMLSEYAPPAYHVTDAHKTKLYQKSQTKRKLDDVEAYAVPSPGLDVDTNAVTSPGFDIEAYAVSSPGYDVEANAVSSPGLDFEAYAVSSPGLDVEAHAVSSPGLDVEAYAVSSPGFDVKPNAVSSPRLDVEAYAVSTPGFDVNANAVSPPGFDVEAYAVSSPGLDVEAHAVSSPGFDFEANAVSSPGFDVKANAVSSPGLDVEAYAVSSPGLDVEAYAVSSPGFDVEAHAVSSPGFDAEAYVVSSTGFDVKANAFSSPGLDVEAYAVSSPGFDVEAHAVSSPSFDADAYAVSSPGIDVESYAVLSPDFDVET; translated from the exons CAGAAGGGACATATCTCGGTTGCTTTGATGCAAAAAAAGCAGAACTTTCTGGAATGATGGAGAGAGTGGAAAGGAACAACATGACTGCTTCTATGTGTTCTGATATCTGTGGTAAGGGTGCATATGACAAATACGGCTTACAGTATGGATACCGGTGTTACTGTGGTAACCAGACGGAGATACTCGAAAGCAATGATCGAGCAGAAGGCCAATGTAACAACCCGTGTAAAGGAGCTCCTAAATGTGGAGGGAATCAAGTGATAGCCGTTTACAACT ACACGTCATACGTCGGATGCTACAGCTATGCtccaaatgaaagtatagattTTGGCGGTAAAGTAGAGTACTTGACTCCAACTATTTGTCGCGAGAAATGTAACAAGTATAAGTTTTTCGGCGTGACACAAGGCAGTAAGTGTTATTGTCGTTCCGTCATATCGAATACTCAACAGACAAATGATGACGATTGTAATGAATTAACTTGTCAAGGAGGACCCACGTGTGGAGGATCTGGGTACATCGCTATGTGGGACTTCGTTAACCGCACACTGAAGGATTCTG AAATGTCTGCATCCACAACGGTACCGTCGACGACTATTTCGCTGTGCTCCGAAG ACGATAAAGCTGTAGTGTCCACAGTTTTTCTCGTCCTTTCCTTCGCTCTTGGATGCTTGGCTGTTATCGGAGTTTCACGGCTTTCACGATT GTATCTCTCGAGGAAACTCGTTAAGGATGTTAGAAAACTGTTGAAAGTCTCAGAGTTTAAAAGGAAACTACCGAGCTTAGACAATCGTAATTACAATTTAGCACAGCTGCACGCATGTCCAACTGCTGTACCATCTGACTCACGTGAGGGTGTGTCGATCGATTTCTTATCGATAGGCGATGATACggaaagaggtcattttacgtctgaGCTGTCCACGAATGTATCTGAAAACGATTATGCCATCGTTTCTCTCGATGCGGCAAAAGAAAATGCAATGTgccaaaaaatgaaagaaaatgttaagcAGTATGATCTTACATTTGAAACGTCGACGAAGACCAGTGAAATACAGAGCGGCATTACCAACACAAATATGGaatacaatatcatatatgGAAAGGATATGACATCAGCAACACTACCATCAGTGATTCAGTCTCATACTGACAACCAGATGTTGAGCGAGTATGCGCCGCCTGCTTATCACGTGACAGACGctcacaaaacaaaattgtatcAAAAGTCGCAGACGAAACGAAAACTAGATGATGTTGAGGCTTATGCAGTCCCATCACCTGGTTTGGATGTCGATACTAATGCAGTCACATCACCTGGTTTTGATATCGAGGCTTATGCAGTCTCATCACCTGGTTATGATGTCGAGGCTAATGCAGTCTCATCACCTGGTTTGGATTTCGAGGCTTATGCAGTCTCATCACCTGGTTTAGATGTTGAGGCACATGCAGTCTCATCACCTGGTTTAGATGTTGAGGCTTATGCAGTTTCATCACCTGGTTTTGATGTCAAGCCTAATGCAGTCTCATCACCTCGTTTAGATGTTGAGGCTTATGCAGTCTCAACACCTGGTTTTGATGTAAATGCTAATGCAGTCTCACCACCTGGTTTTGATGTCGAGGCTTATGCAGTCTCATCACCTGGTTTGGATGTTGAGGCACATGCAGTTTCATCACCTGGTTTTGATTTTGAGGCTAATGCAGTCTCATCACCTGGTTTTGATGTCAAGGCTAATGCAGTCTCATCACCTGGTTTAGATGTTGAGGCTTATGCAGTCTCATCACCTGGTTTAGATGTTGAGGCTTATGCAGTCTCATCACCTGGTTTTGATGTCGAGGCTCATGCAGTCTCATCACCTGGTTTTGATGCTGAGGCTTATGTAGTCTCATCAACTGGTTTTGATGTCAAGGCTAATGCATTCTCATCACCTGGTTTAGATGTTGAAGCTTATGCAGTCTCATCTCCTGGTTTTGATGTTGAGGCACATGCAGTCTCATCTCCTAGTTTTGATGCTGATGCTTATGCAGTCTCATCACCTGGTATTGATGTTGAGTCCTATGCAGTCTTATCACCTGATTTTGATGTTGAGACTTAA
- the LOC139972980 gene encoding uncharacterized protein isoform X7: MLSTKRLATVLHGSLFFSAAEGTYLGCFDAKKAELSGMMERVERNNMTASMCSDICGKGAYDKYGLQYGYRCYCGNQTEILESNDRAEGQCNNPCKGAPKCGGNQVIAVYNYTSYVGCYSYAPNESIDFGGKVEYLTPTICREKCNKYKFFGVTQGSKCYCRSVISNTQQTNDDDCNELTCQGGPTCGGSGYIAMWDFVNRTLKDSEINASTTVPPATEMSASTTVPSTTISLCSEDDKAVVSTVFLVLSFALGCLAVIGVSRLSRLYLSRKLVKDVRKLLKVSEFKRKLPSLDNRNYNLAQLHACPTAVPSDSREGVSIDFLSIGDDTERGHFTSELSTNVSENDYAIVSLDAAKENAMCQKMKENVKQYDLTFETSTKTSEIQSGITNTNMEYNIIYGKDMTSATLPSVIQSHTDNQMLSEYAPPAYHVTDAHKTKLYQKSQTKRKLDDVEAYAVPSPGLDVDTNAVTSPGFDIEAYAVSSPGYDVEANAVSSPGLDFEAYAVSSPGLDVEAHAVSSPGLDVEAYAVSSPGFDVKPNAVSSPRLDVEAYAVSTPGFDVNANAVSPPGFDVEAYAVSSPGLDVEAHAVSSPGFDFEANAVSSPGFDVKANAVSSPGLDVEAYAVSSPGLDVEAYAVSSPGFDVEAHAVSSPGFDAEAYVVSSTGFDVKANAFSSPGLDVEAYAVSSPGFDVEAHAVSSPSFDADAYAVSSPGIDVESYAVLSPDFDVET; encoded by the exons CAGAAGGGACATATCTCGGTTGCTTTGATGCAAAAAAAGCAGAACTTTCTGGAATGATGGAGAGAGTGGAAAGGAACAACATGACTGCTTCTATGTGTTCTGATATCTGTGGTAAGGGTGCATATGACAAATACGGCTTACAGTATGGATACCGGTGTTACTGTGGTAACCAGACGGAGATACTCGAAAGCAATGATCGAGCAGAAGGCCAATGTAACAACCCGTGTAAAGGAGCTCCTAAATGTGGAGGGAATCAAGTGATAGCCGTTTACAACT ACACGTCATACGTCGGATGCTACAGCTATGCtccaaatgaaagtatagattTTGGCGGTAAAGTAGAGTACTTGACTCCAACTATTTGTCGCGAGAAATGTAACAAGTATAAGTTTTTCGGCGTGACACAAGGCAGTAAGTGTTATTGTCGTTCCGTCATATCGAATACTCAACAGACAAATGATGACGATTGTAATGAATTAACTTGTCAAGGAGGACCCACGTGTGGAGGATCTGGGTACATCGCTATGTGGGACTTCGTTAACCGCACACTGAAGGATTCTG AAATAAATGCATCTACAACAGTACCTCCAGCGACAG AAATGTCTGCATCCACAACGGTACCGTCGACGACTATTTCGCTGTGCTCCGAAG ACGATAAAGCTGTAGTGTCCACAGTTTTTCTCGTCCTTTCCTTCGCTCTTGGATGCTTGGCTGTTATCGGAGTTTCACGGCTTTCACGATT GTATCTCTCGAGGAAACTCGTTAAGGATGTTAGAAAACTGTTGAAAGTCTCAGAGTTTAAAAGGAAACTACCGAGCTTAGACAATCGTAATTACAATTTAGCACAGCTGCACGCATGTCCAACTGCTGTACCATCTGACTCACGTGAGGGTGTGTCGATCGATTTCTTATCGATAGGCGATGATACggaaagaggtcattttacgtctgaGCTGTCCACGAATGTATCTGAAAACGATTATGCCATCGTTTCTCTCGATGCGGCAAAAGAAAATGCAATGTgccaaaaaatgaaagaaaatgttaagcAGTATGATCTTACATTTGAAACGTCGACGAAGACCAGTGAAATACAGAGCGGCATTACCAACACAAATATGGaatacaatatcatatatgGAAAGGATATGACATCAGCAACACTACCATCAGTGATTCAGTCTCATACTGACAACCAGATGTTGAGCGAGTATGCGCCGCCTGCTTATCACGTGACAGACGctcacaaaacaaaattgtatcAAAAGTCGCAGACGAAACGAAAACTAGATGATGTTGAGGCTTATGCAGTCCCATCACCTGGTTTGGATGTCGATACTAATGCAGTCACATCACCTGGTTTTGATATCGAGGCTTATGCAGTCTCATCACCTGGTTATGATGTCGAGGCTAATGCAGTCTCATCACCTGGTTTGGATTTCGAGGCTTATGCAGTCTCATCACCTGGTTTAGATGTTGAGGCACATGCAGTCTCATCACCTGGTTTAGATGTTGAGGCTTATGCAGTTTCATCACCTGGTTTTGATGTCAAGCCTAATGCAGTCTCATCACCTCGTTTAGATGTTGAGGCTTATGCAGTCTCAACACCTGGTTTTGATGTAAATGCTAATGCAGTCTCACCACCTGGTTTTGATGTCGAGGCTTATGCAGTCTCATCACCTGGTTTGGATGTTGAGGCACATGCAGTTTCATCACCTGGTTTTGATTTTGAGGCTAATGCAGTCTCATCACCTGGTTTTGATGTCAAGGCTAATGCAGTCTCATCACCTGGTTTAGATGTTGAGGCTTATGCAGTCTCATCACCTGGTTTAGATGTTGAGGCTTATGCAGTCTCATCACCTGGTTTTGATGTCGAGGCTCATGCAGTCTCATCACCTGGTTTTGATGCTGAGGCTTATGTAGTCTCATCAACTGGTTTTGATGTCAAGGCTAATGCATTCTCATCACCTGGTTTAGATGTTGAAGCTTATGCAGTCTCATCTCCTGGTTTTGATGTTGAGGCACATGCAGTCTCATCTCCTAGTTTTGATGCTGATGCTTATGCAGTCTCATCACCTGGTATTGATGTTGAGTCCTATGCAGTCTTATCACCTGATTTTGATGTTGAGACTTAA
- the LOC139972980 gene encoding uncharacterized protein isoform X9 codes for MLSTKRLAEGTYLGCFDAKKAELSGMMERVERNNMTASMCSDICGKGAYDKYGLQYGYRCYCGNQTEILESNDRAEGQCNNPCKGAPKCGGNQVIAVYNYTSYVGCYSYAPNESIDFGGKVEYLTPTICREKCNKYKFFGVTQGSKCYCRSVISNTQQTNDDDCNELTCQGGPTCGGSGYIAMWDFVNRTLKDSEINASTTVPPATEMSASTTVPSTTISLCSEDDKAVVSTVFLVLSFALGCLAVIGVSRLSRLYLSRKLVKDVRKLLKVSEFKRKLPSLDNRNYNLAQLHACPTAVPSDSREGVSIDFLSIGDDTERGHFTSELSTNVSENDYAIVSLDAAKENAMCQKMKENVKQYDLTFETSTKTSEIQSGITNTNMEYNIIYGKDMTSATLPSVIQSHTDNQMLSEYAPPAYHVTDAHKTKLYQKSQTKRKLDDVEAYAVPSPGLDVDTNAVTSPGFDIEAYAVSSPGYDVEANAVSSPGLDFEAYAVSSPGLDVEAHAVSSPGLDVEAYAVSSPGFDVKPNAVSSPRLDVEAYAVSTPGFDVNANAVSPPGFDVEAYAVSSPGLDVEAHAVSSPGFDFEANAVSSPGFDVKANAVSSPGLDVEAYAVSSPGLDVEAYAVSSPGFDVEAHAVSSPGFDAEAYVVSSTGFDVKANAFSSPGLDVEAYAVSSPGFDVEAHAVSSPSFDADAYAVSSPGIDVESYAVLSPDFDVET; via the exons CAGAAGGGACATATCTCGGTTGCTTTGATGCAAAAAAAGCAGAACTTTCTGGAATGATGGAGAGAGTGGAAAGGAACAACATGACTGCTTCTATGTGTTCTGATATCTGTGGTAAGGGTGCATATGACAAATACGGCTTACAGTATGGATACCGGTGTTACTGTGGTAACCAGACGGAGATACTCGAAAGCAATGATCGAGCAGAAGGCCAATGTAACAACCCGTGTAAAGGAGCTCCTAAATGTGGAGGGAATCAAGTGATAGCCGTTTACAACT ACACGTCATACGTCGGATGCTACAGCTATGCtccaaatgaaagtatagattTTGGCGGTAAAGTAGAGTACTTGACTCCAACTATTTGTCGCGAGAAATGTAACAAGTATAAGTTTTTCGGCGTGACACAAGGCAGTAAGTGTTATTGTCGTTCCGTCATATCGAATACTCAACAGACAAATGATGACGATTGTAATGAATTAACTTGTCAAGGAGGACCCACGTGTGGAGGATCTGGGTACATCGCTATGTGGGACTTCGTTAACCGCACACTGAAGGATTCTG AAATAAATGCATCTACAACAGTACCTCCAGCGACAG AAATGTCTGCATCCACAACGGTACCGTCGACGACTATTTCGCTGTGCTCCGAAG ACGATAAAGCTGTAGTGTCCACAGTTTTTCTCGTCCTTTCCTTCGCTCTTGGATGCTTGGCTGTTATCGGAGTTTCACGGCTTTCACGATT GTATCTCTCGAGGAAACTCGTTAAGGATGTTAGAAAACTGTTGAAAGTCTCAGAGTTTAAAAGGAAACTACCGAGCTTAGACAATCGTAATTACAATTTAGCACAGCTGCACGCATGTCCAACTGCTGTACCATCTGACTCACGTGAGGGTGTGTCGATCGATTTCTTATCGATAGGCGATGATACggaaagaggtcattttacgtctgaGCTGTCCACGAATGTATCTGAAAACGATTATGCCATCGTTTCTCTCGATGCGGCAAAAGAAAATGCAATGTgccaaaaaatgaaagaaaatgttaagcAGTATGATCTTACATTTGAAACGTCGACGAAGACCAGTGAAATACAGAGCGGCATTACCAACACAAATATGGaatacaatatcatatatgGAAAGGATATGACATCAGCAACACTACCATCAGTGATTCAGTCTCATACTGACAACCAGATGTTGAGCGAGTATGCGCCGCCTGCTTATCACGTGACAGACGctcacaaaacaaaattgtatcAAAAGTCGCAGACGAAACGAAAACTAGATGATGTTGAGGCTTATGCAGTCCCATCACCTGGTTTGGATGTCGATACTAATGCAGTCACATCACCTGGTTTTGATATCGAGGCTTATGCAGTCTCATCACCTGGTTATGATGTCGAGGCTAATGCAGTCTCATCACCTGGTTTGGATTTCGAGGCTTATGCAGTCTCATCACCTGGTTTAGATGTTGAGGCACATGCAGTCTCATCACCTGGTTTAGATGTTGAGGCTTATGCAGTTTCATCACCTGGTTTTGATGTCAAGCCTAATGCAGTCTCATCACCTCGTTTAGATGTTGAGGCTTATGCAGTCTCAACACCTGGTTTTGATGTAAATGCTAATGCAGTCTCACCACCTGGTTTTGATGTCGAGGCTTATGCAGTCTCATCACCTGGTTTGGATGTTGAGGCACATGCAGTTTCATCACCTGGTTTTGATTTTGAGGCTAATGCAGTCTCATCACCTGGTTTTGATGTCAAGGCTAATGCAGTCTCATCACCTGGTTTAGATGTTGAGGCTTATGCAGTCTCATCACCTGGTTTAGATGTTGAGGCTTATGCAGTCTCATCACCTGGTTTTGATGTCGAGGCTCATGCAGTCTCATCACCTGGTTTTGATGCTGAGGCTTATGTAGTCTCATCAACTGGTTTTGATGTCAAGGCTAATGCATTCTCATCACCTGGTTTAGATGTTGAAGCTTATGCAGTCTCATCTCCTGGTTTTGATGTTGAGGCACATGCAGTCTCATCTCCTAGTTTTGATGCTGATGCTTATGCAGTCTCATCACCTGGTATTGATGTTGAGTCCTATGCAGTCTTATCACCTGATTTTGATGTTGAGACTTAA
- the LOC139972980 gene encoding uncharacterized protein isoform X5, whose amino-acid sequence MLLFNFISAVTVLHGYLLFSSAEGTYLGCFDAKKAELSGMMERVERNNMTASMCSDICGKGAYDKYGLQYGYRCYCGNQTEILESNDRAEGQCNNPCKGAPKCGGNQVIAVYNYTSYVGCYSYAPNESIDFGGKVEYLTPTICREKCNKYKFFGVTQGSKCYCRSVISNTQQTNDDDCNELTCQGGPTCGGSGYIAMWDFVNRTLKDSEINASTTVPPATEMSASTTVPSTTISLCSEDDKAVVSTVFLVLSFALGCLAVIGVSRLSRLYLSRKLVKDVRKLLKVSEFKRKLPSLDNRNYNLAQLHACPTAVPSDSREGVSIDFLSIGDDTERGHFTSELSTNVSENDYAIVSLDAAKENAMCQKMKENVKQYDLTFETSTKTSEIQSGITNTNMEYNIIYGKDMTSATLPSVIQSHTDNQMLSEYAPPAYHVTDAHKTKLYQKSQTKRKLDDVEAYAVPSPGLDVDTNAVTSPGFDIEAYAVSSPGYDVEANAVSSPGLDFEAYAVSSPGLDVEAHAVSSPGLDVEAYAVSSPGFDVKPNAVSSPRLDVEAYAVSTPGFDVNANAVSPPGFDVEAYAVSSPGLDVEAHAVSSPGFDFEANAVSSPGFDVKANAVSSPGLDVEAYAVSSPGLDVEAYAVSSPGFDVEAHAVSSPGFDAEAYVVSSTGFDVKANAFSSPGLDVEAYAVSSPGFDVEAHAVSSPSFDADAYAVSSPGIDVESYAVLSPDFDVET is encoded by the exons CAGAAGGGACATATCTCGGTTGCTTTGATGCAAAAAAAGCAGAACTTTCTGGAATGATGGAGAGAGTGGAAAGGAACAACATGACTGCTTCTATGTGTTCTGATATCTGTGGTAAGGGTGCATATGACAAATACGGCTTACAGTATGGATACCGGTGTTACTGTGGTAACCAGACGGAGATACTCGAAAGCAATGATCGAGCAGAAGGCCAATGTAACAACCCGTGTAAAGGAGCTCCTAAATGTGGAGGGAATCAAGTGATAGCCGTTTACAACT ACACGTCATACGTCGGATGCTACAGCTATGCtccaaatgaaagtatagattTTGGCGGTAAAGTAGAGTACTTGACTCCAACTATTTGTCGCGAGAAATGTAACAAGTATAAGTTTTTCGGCGTGACACAAGGCAGTAAGTGTTATTGTCGTTCCGTCATATCGAATACTCAACAGACAAATGATGACGATTGTAATGAATTAACTTGTCAAGGAGGACCCACGTGTGGAGGATCTGGGTACATCGCTATGTGGGACTTCGTTAACCGCACACTGAAGGATTCTG AAATAAATGCATCTACAACAGTACCTCCAGCGACAG AAATGTCTGCATCCACAACGGTACCGTCGACGACTATTTCGCTGTGCTCCGAAG ACGATAAAGCTGTAGTGTCCACAGTTTTTCTCGTCCTTTCCTTCGCTCTTGGATGCTTGGCTGTTATCGGAGTTTCACGGCTTTCACGATT GTATCTCTCGAGGAAACTCGTTAAGGATGTTAGAAAACTGTTGAAAGTCTCAGAGTTTAAAAGGAAACTACCGAGCTTAGACAATCGTAATTACAATTTAGCACAGCTGCACGCATGTCCAACTGCTGTACCATCTGACTCACGTGAGGGTGTGTCGATCGATTTCTTATCGATAGGCGATGATACggaaagaggtcattttacgtctgaGCTGTCCACGAATGTATCTGAAAACGATTATGCCATCGTTTCTCTCGATGCGGCAAAAGAAAATGCAATGTgccaaaaaatgaaagaaaatgttaagcAGTATGATCTTACATTTGAAACGTCGACGAAGACCAGTGAAATACAGAGCGGCATTACCAACACAAATATGGaatacaatatcatatatgGAAAGGATATGACATCAGCAACACTACCATCAGTGATTCAGTCTCATACTGACAACCAGATGTTGAGCGAGTATGCGCCGCCTGCTTATCACGTGACAGACGctcacaaaacaaaattgtatcAAAAGTCGCAGACGAAACGAAAACTAGATGATGTTGAGGCTTATGCAGTCCCATCACCTGGTTTGGATGTCGATACTAATGCAGTCACATCACCTGGTTTTGATATCGAGGCTTATGCAGTCTCATCACCTGGTTATGATGTCGAGGCTAATGCAGTCTCATCACCTGGTTTGGATTTCGAGGCTTATGCAGTCTCATCACCTGGTTTAGATGTTGAGGCACATGCAGTCTCATCACCTGGTTTAGATGTTGAGGCTTATGCAGTTTCATCACCTGGTTTTGATGTCAAGCCTAATGCAGTCTCATCACCTCGTTTAGATGTTGAGGCTTATGCAGTCTCAACACCTGGTTTTGATGTAAATGCTAATGCAGTCTCACCACCTGGTTTTGATGTCGAGGCTTATGCAGTCTCATCACCTGGTTTGGATGTTGAGGCACATGCAGTTTCATCACCTGGTTTTGATTTTGAGGCTAATGCAGTCTCATCACCTGGTTTTGATGTCAAGGCTAATGCAGTCTCATCACCTGGTTTAGATGTTGAGGCTTATGCAGTCTCATCACCTGGTTTAGATGTTGAGGCTTATGCAGTCTCATCACCTGGTTTTGATGTCGAGGCTCATGCAGTCTCATCACCTGGTTTTGATGCTGAGGCTTATGTAGTCTCATCAACTGGTTTTGATGTCAAGGCTAATGCATTCTCATCACCTGGTTTAGATGTTGAAGCTTATGCAGTCTCATCTCCTGGTTTTGATGTTGAGGCACATGCAGTCTCATCTCCTAGTTTTGATGCTGATGCTTATGCAGTCTCATCACCTGGTATTGATGTTGAGTCCTATGCAGTCTTATCACCTGATTTTGATGTTGAGACTTAA